A section of the Stenotrophomonas acidaminiphila genome encodes:
- a CDS encoding UDP-N-acetylmuramate--L-alanine ligase, producing the protein MIRRLHDTTDLVRAFPRVHFVGIGGTGMSGIAEVMLTLGYEVSGSDNADNAATRRLARLGARVMRGHSAANVLGTDCVVVSSAIREDNPELMEARSQRIPIMPRAAMLAELMRFRRGIAVAGTHGKTTTTSLTAAVLSEGGLDPTFVIGGQLLAAGANAKLGGGQWLVAEADESDGSFLRLNPLVAVITNIDADHLENYGNDFARVQAAFAEFLQRLPFYGLAVLCIDDPEVAALATQTPRHVMTYGMSGNADVRAEDVVQDGARMRFTLRLPEGSSVPVTLALPGRHNVLNALAAAAIGWQLGVAPETIAAALEKFEGVGRRFNDLGVVTTAKGARVRLIDDYGHHPRELAAVFAAARGGWPAQRLVVAFQPHRYSRTRDQFDAFAAVLSEVDALVLSEVYPAGEAPIPGADSKSLARAIRARGRSEPVVVGHAHDLVSVLPDVLRDGDLLLMMGAGDIGHVAQQIASGGFQEARDE; encoded by the coding sequence ATGATCCGCCGCCTCCACGACACCACCGACCTGGTCCGGGCGTTCCCGCGGGTGCATTTCGTCGGCATCGGCGGCACCGGCATGAGCGGCATCGCCGAGGTGATGCTGACCCTGGGCTATGAAGTCTCCGGCTCGGACAATGCCGACAACGCCGCCACCCGCCGCCTGGCGCGGCTGGGCGCGCGGGTGATGCGCGGACACTCCGCCGCCAACGTGCTCGGCACCGACTGCGTGGTGGTCTCCAGTGCCATCCGCGAAGACAACCCGGAACTGATGGAGGCGCGCAGCCAGCGCATCCCGATCATGCCGCGCGCGGCGATGCTGGCCGAGCTGATGCGCTTCCGCCGCGGCATCGCCGTGGCCGGCACCCACGGCAAGACCACCACCACCTCGCTGACCGCCGCGGTGCTCAGCGAAGGCGGGCTGGACCCGACCTTCGTGATCGGCGGGCAGCTGCTGGCCGCCGGCGCCAACGCCAAGCTCGGCGGCGGGCAATGGCTGGTGGCCGAGGCCGACGAGAGCGACGGCAGCTTCCTGCGGCTGAACCCGCTGGTGGCGGTGATCACCAACATCGACGCCGACCACCTGGAGAACTACGGCAACGACTTCGCCCGGGTGCAGGCGGCGTTCGCCGAGTTCCTGCAGCGGCTGCCGTTCTACGGGCTGGCGGTGCTGTGCATCGACGACCCGGAGGTGGCCGCACTGGCCACGCAGACCCCGCGCCATGTCATGACCTACGGCATGAGCGGCAACGCCGACGTGCGCGCCGAGGACGTGGTGCAGGACGGCGCGCGCATGCGCTTCACCCTGCGCCTGCCCGAAGGCAGCAGCGTGCCGGTGACGCTGGCGCTGCCGGGCCGCCACAACGTGCTCAACGCGCTGGCCGCCGCCGCCATCGGCTGGCAGCTGGGGGTGGCGCCGGAAACGATCGCCGCCGCGCTGGAGAAGTTCGAGGGCGTGGGCCGCCGCTTCAACGACCTGGGCGTGGTCACCACCGCCAAGGGCGCCCGGGTGCGGTTGATCGACGATTACGGCCACCACCCGCGCGAGCTGGCCGCGGTGTTCGCCGCCGCCCGTGGTGGCTGGCCCGCGCAGCGGCTGGTGGTGGCGTTCCAGCCGCACCGCTACAGCCGTACCCGCGACCAGTTCGACGCGTTCGCCGCGGTGCTGTCGGAAGTCGACGCGCTGGTGCTGAGCGAGGTCTACCCGGCCGGCGAGGCGCCGATCCCGGGTGCCGATTCGAAGTCGCTGGCCCGCGCCATCCGCGCCCGCGGCCGCAGCGAGCCGGTGGTGGTCGGACATGCCCATGACCTGGTGTCGGTGCTGCCGGACGTGCTGCGCGACGGCGACCTGCTGCTGATGATGGGCGCCGGCGACATCGGCCACGTCGCCCAGCAGATCGCCAGCGGCGGTTTCCAGGAGGCGCGGGACGAATGA
- a CDS encoding UDP-N-acetylmuramoylalanyl-D-glutamyl-2, 6-diaminopimelate--D-alanyl-D-alanine ligase has translation MKRTPLSLIAHWAGGELHGEDASIDAIGNDSRTLAPGSLYLALRGERFDGHDFAASAVDNGASALLVERLLPLDVPQVVVADAERALARIATAMQRDRATRVFAITGSNGKTSVKTLLLAILQHVAMVEGRQVYATPGNRNNEIGMPLAVIDAPEDADFAIYEMGTGKPGDIAYLTAIAAPDVALVNNVAPAHLERMGSLLEIANTKAAVYDDLREGGVAVVNADDAFAPFFAERAGAHRVLRFGLEASADVTASAIVLAEAGSRFRLHAPQGEAEVALQLPGRHNVLNALAAASLALAAGIALPRVAEGLAQARPVAGRQVAHVLPGGAVLVDDSYNANPGSLAAAIAALAAGKEEAWLVLGDMRELGPDAEALHAQAGRRAREAGLKRLYALGPLSAAAAAAFGEGGRHFDSHAALAAALETDLHAGVRCLVKGSRGSAMDKIVTALLKRGEDTPHVA, from the coding sequence ATGAAGCGCACCCCGTTGTCGCTGATCGCGCACTGGGCCGGCGGCGAACTGCATGGCGAGGATGCGAGCATCGACGCCATCGGCAACGACAGCCGCACGCTGGCGCCGGGCAGCCTGTACCTGGCCCTGCGCGGCGAGCGCTTCGACGGCCACGATTTCGCCGCCAGCGCCGTGGACAACGGCGCCAGCGCACTGCTGGTCGAGCGGCTGCTGCCGCTGGACGTGCCGCAGGTGGTGGTCGCCGACGCCGAACGCGCGCTGGCCCGGATCGCCACCGCGATGCAGCGCGACCGCGCCACCCGCGTGTTCGCCATCACCGGCAGCAACGGCAAGACCAGTGTCAAGACCCTGCTGCTGGCGATCCTGCAGCACGTGGCGATGGTCGAGGGCCGCCAGGTCTACGCCACCCCGGGCAACCGCAACAACGAGATCGGCATGCCGCTGGCGGTGATCGACGCGCCGGAAGACGCCGATTTCGCGATCTACGAGATGGGCACCGGCAAGCCGGGCGACATCGCCTACCTGACCGCCATCGCCGCGCCGGACGTGGCGCTGGTCAACAACGTCGCGCCCGCGCACCTGGAGCGCATGGGCAGCCTGCTGGAGATCGCCAACACCAAGGCGGCGGTCTACGACGACCTGCGCGAAGGCGGGGTGGCCGTGGTCAACGCCGACGACGCGTTCGCCCCGTTCTTCGCCGAGCGTGCCGGCGCCCATCGCGTGCTCCGCTTCGGCCTGGAAGCCAGCGCCGACGTCACCGCCAGCGCCATCGTGCTGGCCGAAGCCGGTTCCCGTTTCCGCCTGCACGCGCCGCAGGGCGAGGCCGAGGTGGCGCTGCAACTGCCGGGCCGGCACAACGTGCTCAATGCGCTGGCCGCCGCATCGCTGGCGCTGGCTGCCGGCATCGCCCTGCCGCGGGTGGCCGAGGGCCTGGCGCAGGCGCGCCCGGTGGCCGGTCGCCAGGTCGCGCATGTGCTGCCCGGCGGCGCGGTGCTGGTCGACGACAGCTACAACGCCAACCCGGGTTCGCTGGCCGCGGCGATCGCCGCGCTGGCCGCGGGCAAGGAAGAGGCCTGGCTGGTGCTGGGCGACATGCGCGAGCTCGGCCCCGATGCCGAGGCGCTGCATGCGCAGGCCGGCCGCCGCGCGCGCGAAGCCGGGCTCAAGCGGCTGTATGCGCTGGGGCCGCTGAGCGCCGCCGCCGCCGCCGCGTTCGGCGAGGGCGGGCGCCATTTCGACAGCCACGCCGCGCTCGCCGCGGCGCTGGAAACCGACCTTCATGCTGGCGTGCGGTGCCTGGTCAAGGGCTCGCGCGGCAGCGCCATGGACAAGATCGTGACCGCGCTGCTCAAGCGTGGCGAGGACACACCGCATGTTGCTTGA
- a CDS encoding cell division protein FtsZ yields the protein MAHFELIEKMAPNAVIKVVGVGGGGGNAVAHMVNSSVDGVEFITANTDSQAIKNCGAKLQLQLGTNVTKGLGAGANPEVGRQAALEDRERIMDALQGADMVFITAGMGGGTGTGAAPVVAQLAKEMGILTVAVVTKPFPFEGRRRMQVALKGIEELSQHVDSLITIPNEKLITVLGRNATMVQAFRAANDVLQGAVQGIADLIVRPGLINVDFADVRTVMSEMGLAMMGTGTARGDDRAQAAAEAAIQNPLLDDVNLAGANGILVNITAGPDFTMSEFDEIGRTIDGFASEDATVVVGTVLDPDMQDEVRVTVVATGLNRAVAKSAQRPGERAPIKLVRNATTGQAEFGGDYESPADAVAKAVGSSLGMGLRRPSSDTVAASAPAAAPAAAELPSDYLDIPAFLRRQAD from the coding sequence ATGGCACATTTCGAACTGATCGAGAAGATGGCACCCAATGCGGTGATCAAGGTGGTGGGCGTGGGCGGTGGCGGCGGCAACGCCGTGGCGCACATGGTCAACTCCAGCGTGGACGGCGTCGAGTTCATCACCGCCAACACCGATTCGCAGGCGATCAAGAACTGCGGCGCCAAGCTGCAGCTGCAGCTCGGCACCAACGTCACCAAGGGCCTGGGCGCCGGCGCCAACCCGGAAGTCGGCCGCCAGGCCGCGCTGGAAGACCGCGAGCGCATCATGGACGCGCTGCAGGGCGCGGACATGGTGTTCATCACCGCCGGCATGGGCGGCGGCACCGGCACCGGCGCCGCGCCGGTGGTGGCGCAGCTGGCCAAGGAAATGGGCATCCTGACCGTGGCCGTGGTCACCAAGCCGTTCCCGTTCGAGGGCCGCCGCCGCATGCAGGTCGCGCTCAAGGGCATCGAGGAACTGAGCCAGCACGTCGATTCGCTGATCACCATCCCCAACGAGAAGCTGATCACCGTGCTCGGCCGCAACGCCACCATGGTGCAGGCCTTCCGCGCCGCCAACGACGTGCTGCAGGGCGCGGTGCAGGGCATCGCCGACCTGATCGTGCGCCCGGGCCTGATCAACGTCGACTTCGCCGACGTGCGCACCGTGATGTCGGAAATGGGCCTGGCGATGATGGGCACCGGCACCGCCCGCGGCGACGACCGCGCCCAGGCCGCCGCCGAGGCCGCCATCCAGAACCCGTTGCTGGACGACGTGAACCTGGCCGGCGCCAACGGCATCCTGGTCAACATCACCGCCGGCCCGGACTTCACCATGAGCGAGTTCGACGAGATCGGCCGCACCATCGACGGCTTCGCCTCGGAAGACGCCACCGTGGTGGTCGGCACCGTGCTCGACCCGGACATGCAGGACGAAGTGCGGGTGACCGTGGTCGCCACCGGCCTGAACCGCGCCGTGGCCAAGAGCGCGCAGCGCCCGGGCGAGCGTGCACCGATCAAGCTGGTGCGCAATGCCACCACCGGCCAGGCCGAGTTCGGCGGCGACTACGAAAGCCCGGCCGATGCCGTGGCCAAGGCCGTGGGCAGCTCGCTGGGCATGGGCCTGCGTCGCCCGAGTTCGGACACCGTGGCCGCGTCGGCCCCGGCGGCCGCACCGGCCGCGGCGGAACTGCCCAGCGACTACCTGGACATCCCGGCGTTCCTCCGCCGCCAGGCCGACTGA
- a CDS encoding putative lipid II flippase FtsW produces MDDTARQATRLEAIGGHYDKWLLGAAVALASLGIVMVASSSIALTQSPFYYLTRHLVFIGIGVALAAVAMRVELRDVEKYNHLLLLGCFALLVVVFVPGLGSTVNGARRWINLGVSKFQTVEAVKVLYIIWLSSYLVRFRDEVNATWQAMLKPVGVVGVLVVLLLLQPDFGSSMLLLGITTCMLVLGGAQLKRIVLPVLLMLPALVLLVIFEPYRMRRVTSFMDPWEDQLGSGYQLSNALMAIGRGEWTGVGLGASIQKLNYLPESHTDFIFSVIAEELGFAGVCTIIALYALLVGRAFWLGMRCIEMRRHFSGYIAFGVGLWIGLQTFVSIGVNLGMLPTKGLTLPLISSGGSSVMMTCVAVGVLLRVSWEYNRAVRRQEVRDDADVADVPADAAAQPAEPATASAIAAAMQAGAARGTSRMQQRVEPTFGRIA; encoded by the coding sequence ATGGACGATACCGCGCGCCAGGCAACCCGGCTCGAAGCGATCGGCGGCCACTACGACAAGTGGCTGCTGGGCGCGGCCGTGGCGCTGGCGTCGCTGGGCATCGTGATGGTCGCCTCCAGCTCCATCGCGCTCACCCAGAGCCCGTTCTACTACCTGACCCGGCACCTGGTGTTCATCGGCATCGGCGTGGCGCTGGCGGCGGTGGCGATGCGGGTGGAGCTGCGCGACGTCGAGAAGTACAACCACCTGCTGCTGCTGGGCTGCTTCGCGCTGCTGGTGGTGGTGTTCGTGCCCGGCCTGGGCAGCACCGTCAACGGCGCGCGCCGCTGGATCAACCTGGGCGTGTCCAAGTTCCAGACGGTCGAGGCGGTCAAGGTGCTGTACATCATCTGGCTGTCCAGCTACCTGGTGCGCTTCCGCGACGAGGTCAACGCCACCTGGCAGGCGATGCTCAAGCCGGTGGGCGTGGTCGGCGTGCTGGTGGTGCTGCTGCTGCTGCAGCCGGACTTCGGTTCGTCGATGCTGCTGCTGGGCATCACCACCTGCATGCTGGTGCTGGGCGGCGCGCAGCTCAAGCGCATCGTGCTGCCGGTGCTGCTGATGCTGCCGGCGCTGGTGCTGCTGGTGATCTTCGAGCCGTACCGCATGCGCCGCGTGACCTCGTTCATGGACCCGTGGGAAGACCAGCTGGGTTCGGGCTACCAGCTGTCCAACGCGCTGATGGCGATCGGCCGCGGCGAATGGACCGGGGTGGGCCTGGGCGCGTCCATCCAGAAGCTCAACTACCTGCCCGAGTCGCATACCGACTTCATCTTCTCGGTGATCGCCGAGGAGCTGGGCTTCGCCGGCGTGTGCACGATCATCGCGCTGTACGCGCTGCTGGTCGGCCGTGCGTTCTGGCTGGGCATGCGCTGCATCGAGATGCGCCGCCACTTCTCCGGCTACATCGCCTTCGGCGTGGGCCTGTGGATCGGCCTGCAGACCTTCGTGTCGATCGGCGTGAACCTGGGCATGCTGCCGACCAAGGGCCTGACCCTGCCGCTGATCTCCTCCGGCGGTTCCAGCGTGATGATGACCTGCGTGGCGGTCGGCGTGCTGCTGCGCGTGTCGTGGGAATACAACCGCGCGGTGCGCCGCCAGGAAGTGCGCGATGACGCCGACGTGGCCGACGTGCCGGCGGACGCCGCCGCGCAGCCGGCCGAGCCGGCCACCGCCAGCGCGATCGCCGCGGCCATGCAGGCCGGTGCCGCGCGCGGCACCAGCCGCATGCAGCAGCGGGTCGAACCGACCTTCGGGAGGATCGCGTGA
- a CDS encoding undecaprenyldiphospho-muramoylpentapeptide beta-N-acetylglucosaminyltransferase gives MTQPSQHPSQPHVATPAQGTPRPVLIMAGGTGGHIFPGLAVARVLRGRGIPVTWLGAEGAMETRLVPQHGIAIDTLAISGLRGKGKLALLAAPLRVLRAIRAAGFILRERNPRAVVAFGGFASGPGGMAARLHGLPLLVHEQNRAPGMTNRILSRFARRLLTGFPGSFASGEEVVGNPVRAEIAALPAPEQRLAGRSGPMRVLVLGGSQGARALNNAVPRALAALAGSVAIEVWHQCGEKLLDEARRSYRDAGVDGRVDAFIQDMAAAYAWADLVVCRSGASTLAELCAVGVGSVLVPFAAAVDDHQTRNAEYLVERGAAELLKQDDVLATHLEGVLRALAATPARRMQMAQAARALAKADAAERIADIILEEAA, from the coding sequence ATGACGCAACCCTCGCAGCATCCTTCGCAGCCGCATGTGGCGACGCCAGCGCAAGGCACCCCGCGGCCGGTGCTGATCATGGCCGGTGGCACCGGCGGGCACATCTTCCCGGGGCTGGCCGTGGCGCGGGTGCTGCGCGGGCGCGGCATCCCGGTGACCTGGCTCGGCGCCGAGGGCGCGATGGAAACCCGGCTGGTGCCGCAGCACGGCATCGCCATCGACACGCTGGCGATCTCCGGCCTGCGCGGCAAGGGCAAGCTGGCGCTGCTGGCGGCGCCGCTGCGGGTGCTGCGCGCGATCCGCGCCGCCGGCTTCATCCTGCGCGAGCGCAACCCGCGCGCGGTGGTGGCGTTCGGCGGCTTCGCCTCCGGCCCCGGCGGCATGGCGGCGCGCCTGCACGGGCTGCCGTTGCTGGTGCACGAACAGAACCGCGCGCCGGGCATGACCAACCGCATCCTGTCGCGCTTCGCGCGGCGCCTGCTGACCGGCTTCCCCGGCAGCTTCGCCAGCGGCGAAGAGGTGGTCGGCAACCCGGTGCGCGCCGAGATCGCCGCGCTGCCGGCGCCGGAGCAGCGCCTGGCCGGCCGCAGCGGCCCGATGCGGGTGCTGGTGCTGGGCGGCAGCCAGGGCGCGCGCGCGCTCAACAACGCGGTGCCCAGGGCGCTGGCCGCGCTGGCCGGCAGCGTCGCCATCGAGGTCTGGCATCAGTGCGGCGAAAAGCTGCTCGACGAGGCGCGCCGGTCCTACCGCGATGCCGGCGTCGACGGCCGCGTCGATGCCTTCATCCAGGACATGGCCGCGGCCTATGCCTGGGCCGACCTGGTGGTGTGCCGTTCCGGCGCATCGACCCTGGCCGAACTGTGCGCGGTGGGCGTCGGCAGCGTGCTGGTGCCGTTCGCCGCGGCGGTCGACGACCACCAGACCCGCAACGCCGAATACCTGGTCGAGCGCGGCGCCGCCGAACTGCTGAAGCAGGACGACGTGCTGGCCACCCACCTGGAGGGCGTGCTGCGCGCGCTCGCCGCCACTCCCGCCCGACGCATGCAGATGGCCCAGGCCGCGCGTGCGCTGGCCAAGGCCGATGCGGCCGAACGCATCGCCGACATCATCCTCGAGGAAGCAGCATGA
- a CDS encoding cell division protein FtsQ gives MSALLRILAWLLAIALVALPVVAVLNGWVGAERWPLTRLRVHGEFKRVPGEELRKALLPYARAGYFAVKLQDAQHAVERLPWVESAQVRKQWPDVLEVSVVEHKPFARWGKDRLLSEQGRLFATPHGLENAPLPELDGPDSKTAEVVELYNDSRALFAPVGIDVRRVAMDARGSWSLALDNGTEVIVGRDDARSRLGRFVRVLPQFTRTQVPIVRADLRYTNGFTLSWGTPPPAAKQTQDRT, from the coding sequence ATGAGCGCGTTGCTGCGCATCCTCGCCTGGCTGCTGGCCATCGCCCTGGTGGCGTTGCCGGTGGTCGCGGTGCTCAACGGCTGGGTCGGCGCCGAGCGCTGGCCGTTGACCCGGCTGCGCGTGCACGGCGAGTTCAAGCGCGTGCCCGGCGAGGAGCTGCGCAAGGCGCTGCTGCCGTATGCCCGCGCCGGCTACTTCGCGGTCAAGCTGCAGGATGCGCAGCACGCGGTGGAGCGGCTGCCCTGGGTGGAGAGCGCGCAGGTGCGCAAGCAGTGGCCCGACGTGCTCGAGGTGAGCGTGGTCGAACACAAGCCGTTCGCGCGCTGGGGCAAGGACCGGCTGCTGTCCGAGCAGGGGCGGCTGTTCGCCACCCCGCACGGGCTGGAGAACGCGCCGTTGCCCGAGCTCGATGGCCCGGACAGCAAGACCGCCGAGGTGGTCGAGCTCTACAACGACTCGCGCGCGCTGTTCGCACCGGTGGGCATCGACGTGCGGCGGGTGGCGATGGACGCGCGCGGCAGCTGGTCGCTGGCGCTGGACAACGGCACCGAAGTCATCGTCGGCCGCGACGATGCGCGCTCGCGGCTGGGCCGCTTCGTGCGCGTGCTGCCCCAGTTCACCCGCACCCAGGTGCCGATCGTGCGCGCCGACCTCCGCTACACCAACGGTTTCACGCTGAGCTGGGGAACTCCGCCGCCGGCAGCAAAGCAGACGCAGGACAGGACATGA
- a CDS encoding cell division protein FtsA, with amino-acid sequence MNRKGDKSLIVGLDIGTSKVVALVGEYSPGSPIEVIGIGSHESRGLKRGVVVDIESTVQSIQRAIEEAELMAGCEIRSVYASISGNHVQCRNSQGITPIREGEVTWGDLDRVLEAAKAVAIPADQKILHAIPREYVLDDSQEGIRNPVGMTGVRLEVHAHLVVCAQSAAANISKCVQRCGLQVDDLVLSSLASSVAVLTADERELGVVMVDIGAGTTDIAVFVQGAICHTASLPIAGDHVTNDIAHMLRTPTPEAEQIKVRYACALAQLATAEESIQVPSVGDRPPRRMPRASLAQAVQGRYEEIFEMVQAELRRSGFEEMVRAGMVLTGGASKMEGVVELAEEMLQMPVRVGIPQHVTGLGEVVGNPVHATGVGLLLMGSQIEHPRRPSLPTGRAGTLFNKLKNWFRGEF; translated from the coding sequence ATGAATCGCAAGGGTGACAAATCACTGATCGTCGGCCTCGACATCGGCACCTCCAAGGTGGTAGCGCTGGTGGGCGAGTACTCGCCGGGCAGCCCGATCGAGGTGATCGGCATCGGTTCGCACGAATCGCGCGGGCTCAAGCGCGGCGTGGTGGTCGACATCGAATCGACGGTGCAGTCGATCCAGCGCGCGATCGAGGAGGCCGAACTGATGGCCGGTTGCGAGATCCGCTCGGTCTACGCCTCGATCTCCGGCAACCATGTGCAGTGCCGCAACTCGCAGGGCATCACCCCGATCCGCGAGGGCGAGGTGACCTGGGGCGACCTGGACCGCGTGCTGGAGGCGGCCAAGGCGGTGGCGATCCCGGCCGACCAGAAGATCCTGCATGCGATCCCCCGCGAGTACGTGCTGGACGACTCGCAGGAAGGCATCCGCAACCCGGTCGGCATGACCGGCGTGCGCCTGGAGGTGCACGCGCACCTGGTGGTCTGCGCGCAGTCGGCCGCGGCCAACATCAGCAAGTGCGTGCAGCGCTGCGGCCTGCAGGTGGACGACCTTGTGCTGTCCTCGCTGGCCTCCAGCGTGGCGGTGCTGACCGCCGACGAGCGCGAGCTCGGCGTGGTGATGGTGGACATCGGCGCCGGCACCACCGACATCGCGGTGTTCGTGCAGGGCGCGATCTGCCACACCGCCTCGCTGCCGATCGCCGGCGACCACGTCACCAACGACATCGCGCACATGCTGCGCACGCCGACCCCGGAGGCCGAGCAGATCAAGGTGCGCTACGCCTGCGCGCTGGCGCAGCTGGCCACCGCCGAGGAGAGCATCCAGGTGCCGTCGGTCGGCGACCGCCCGCCGCGGCGCATGCCGCGCGCCTCGCTGGCGCAGGCGGTGCAGGGCCGTTACGAGGAGATCTTCGAGATGGTGCAGGCCGAACTGCGCCGCTCGGGCTTCGAGGAAATGGTGCGCGCCGGCATGGTGCTCACCGGCGGCGCCTCGAAGATGGAAGGGGTGGTCGAACTGGCCGAGGAAATGCTGCAGATGCCGGTGCGCGTGGGCATCCCGCAGCACGTCACCGGGCTGGGCGAGGTGGTCGGCAACCCGGTGCACGCCACCGGCGTGGGCCTGCTGCTGATGGGCAGCCAGATCGAACACCCGCGGCGTCCGTCGCTGCCCACCGGGCGCGCCGGCACGCTGTTCAACAAATTGAAGAACTGGTTCCGCGGCGAGTTCTGA
- a CDS encoding phospho-N-acetylmuramoyl-pentapeptide-transferase — protein sequence MLLELARWLQQLDDLFRLFNYLTFRGILAALTALGLSLWLGPAAIRRLAQLKGGQPIRKDGPQSHFSKAGTPTMGGGLILLSVLLSVLLWGDLRNRYVWLVMAVMLCFGAIGWYDDWIKIARRDPNGLKSRWKYLLQSIFGLGAGLFLFHTADVPAALTLYIPMFKAIALPLAGISFVAIAYFWIVGFSNAVNLTDGLDGLAIMPTVLVACALGVFAYASGNAVFSSYLQIPQIPGAGELVIICAAIAGAGLGFLWFNTYPAMVFMGDVGALALGAVLGTIAVIVRQELVLVVMGGVFVIETLSVMIQVASFKLTGKRVFRMAPIHHHFELKGWPEPRVIVRFWIISVVLVLIGLATLKVR from the coding sequence ATGTTGCTTGAACTGGCCCGTTGGCTGCAGCAGCTGGACGACCTGTTCCGGTTGTTCAACTACCTCACCTTCCGCGGCATCCTCGCCGCGCTGACCGCGCTCGGCCTGTCGCTGTGGCTGGGGCCGGCGGCGATCCGCCGCCTGGCGCAGCTCAAGGGCGGGCAGCCGATCCGCAAGGACGGCCCGCAGTCGCACTTCTCCAAGGCCGGTACCCCGACCATGGGCGGCGGCCTGATCCTGCTGTCGGTGCTGCTGTCGGTGCTGCTGTGGGGCGACCTGCGCAACCGCTACGTGTGGCTGGTGATGGCGGTGATGCTGTGTTTCGGCGCCATCGGCTGGTACGACGACTGGATCAAGATCGCCAGGCGCGACCCCAACGGCCTGAAGTCGCGCTGGAAATACCTGCTGCAGTCGATCTTCGGCCTCGGCGCCGGCCTGTTCCTGTTCCATACCGCCGACGTGCCGGCGGCGCTGACCCTGTACATCCCGATGTTCAAGGCCATCGCGCTGCCGCTGGCCGGTATCAGCTTCGTCGCCATCGCCTACTTCTGGATCGTCGGCTTCTCCAACGCGGTCAACCTGACCGACGGCCTGGACGGGCTGGCGATCATGCCGACCGTGCTGGTCGCCTGCGCGCTGGGCGTGTTCGCCTACGCCTCGGGCAATGCGGTGTTCTCCAGCTACCTGCAGATCCCGCAGATCCCCGGGGCGGGCGAGCTGGTCATCATCTGCGCGGCGATCGCCGGCGCCGGGCTCGGTTTCCTGTGGTTCAACACCTACCCGGCCATGGTGTTCATGGGTGACGTCGGCGCGCTGGCGCTGGGCGCGGTGCTGGGCACCATCGCGGTGATCGTGCGCCAGGAGCTGGTGCTGGTGGTGATGGGTGGCGTGTTCGTGATCGAGACGCTGTCGGTGATGATCCAGGTGGCCAGCTTCAAGCTGACCGGCAAGCGCGTGTTCCGGATGGCGCCGATCCACCACCACTTCGAACTCAAGGGCTGGCCCGAGCCGCGGGTGATCGTGCGCTTCTGGATCATCTCGGTGGTGCTGGTGTTGATCGGCCTGGCGACGCTGAAGGTGCGCTGA